Sequence from the Myxococcus virescens genome:
CTCACCGGTGACTTCCGCCGTCACCGGCACCATGCGGCTGGCATCATCCGCGGCGGCGGCCACGTGTGTGATCTTCGCCGTGAAAGCGCCACCCTCCGCGGCCCGGACGGAGAAGCGCGCCGTCATGCCGGGCTGGATGCGGGACACGTCCGCCGCCGGAACCGTGAAGCGCAGCAGCAACGGCTCGCGCCGCAGCAGCGTGGCCAACACGACGCCGGGCTGCACATACTGCCCCGTCTGCACGGTGCGCGTCTGGAGCACGCCGTCCATGGGCGCGCGCACATAGGCGTCACGCTGGTTGAGTTGCGCCTGGTCCAGCAGCGCCTTCGCCGCCGCCACGTCCGCCTCCGCCGTGCGCGCGCGCGCCTCGAAGGTCTCCAACTGCTCGGCGGGCAGAAGACCGGGGCTGGCCTGGTTCACCGCGGTGCGGCGCTTCGCACCGGCCTCCGCCTCCACCAGCGTGGCGCGGGCTCGCGCCAGCGCGGCCTCCGCGGACCGCACGGCGATGGCGTAGCGGGCGGGCTCGATCTCCGCAAGCACCGCGCCCTTCTTCACCGACTGCCCTTCCGCGAAGAGCACCCGCTCCACGGCCCCCGGCACGCGGGCGGTGATCTGCACCCGCTCGAAGGCCTCCACGGAGCCCACCGCGTCCACCACGTACTCCACGTCCCGCGACTCCACCGGAGCCACCTCGACGGGGAACTGGATGGCGGCTCGGCCGCGACCCGCCGGCGCTGCTCCGCCTGGGGTGCTTTGCGCGTCCTTCTTGCAGCCAGCCCCCAGGGCCAGCGCGGCCACGGCCAGACCCAACGTTCCTGCGCGTCGCATTTCCTTCACGGTTCCTTCCCCAATGGGTCGAGTCCGACTGCCGCCCGCAGCCCCAGCAGCGCCACGCCCAGCGCGAACCGGCTCTGGGCATACGCCACCTCCGCCTCGAACTGCCGCAGCGAGGCGTCCGCCACCGTCAGCGCCGTGGACAAGCCCTGACGGTAGAGAATCCCCTGCTCCTCCGCGTTCTGCCGGGCCGTGCGGACCGCCAGGTCGCTCTGTGCCAGGGCGGCCTGGGCATTCTCCAGCGCCACCCTCGCCTGCTCGATGTCCACGTCCACCCGGCGCGTGGTGGCCTGGACCTGGAGCTCCGCCGCCCTCGCCAGGGCCACGCGCTCCCGGCGTTCGGCATAGCGCTCGCCGCCGTCGAAGAAGTTCCAGATGAGGTTGACGCCCAGGAAGCCGTCACCCGTGCGGCCCGCGAGTCCGGCCTCGTTCGTGAGGCGGTAGGTGGCGGATGCGCCCAGCGTGGGCAGCAGCCGGGCGAGCGGCTCCTTGGCGCTCTCCTCCAGCGCGTCCACCCGCAGCCGCGCGGCCAGGATGTCCGGCCGGCGGTCCAGGGCCCCATCCGCCAGGGAGGCGTGGGCCTGTAGCGGCCGGCTGGCGTCCGACAGCAGCGCGTCCGGTGAGGCCAGGGTGCCCTTGACCGAAGACACCAGCAGGAAGCCCAGCTCCAGGCGCGTGGTCTGCGCGGCGTTGCGCGCGTTGGACATCTGCACCTCGGCGCTGGCCGCCTCTAGCTCCGCGCGCGTCACATCGTTGCTGCTGGCCAGACCCGCCTTGGCGCGGGCCGACGCGTCCTGAAGTGACTGGCGTGCGAACGCGAGGCGCTGCTCGGCGGCGCGGTACACCTGCTCCTGGGCCAGGGTCGCGAGGAAGGCGTTGGCGGCCTCGAAGCCAATCTGCCGGCGCGCCTCCACGGCCTCCAGTTCCGCCGCGTCGCCGTCCCTCCGCGCCGCGCGGTACAGGAAGATGCCGCGCGCGTCGAACAGCGGCAGGGAGGCGACGAAGTTGGCGTTGAAGGCGTTGTTGCGCTGGATGACCACCGTCTGGCCACCCACTTCGCGCGTCACCTCGTTCAGACGCCGGGTGTAGGTGCCCGTTCCCGTCAGCTCTGGAAAGAAGAAGGCCCGGGCCCGAGCCAGCCGGGCCCGGGCGGCCTCCGACTGCTGCTCGGCGGCCAGCGCCACCTCGTTACGCTTCGCGGCAAGTTGCACCGCCTGTTCCAGCGTCAGCGGACCACCTTCCGTGGACAGGGCTTCCGCGGGCGGAGGCTGGGACGAAGGACTTGCGGGGGCACCCTTCGTGGATTCGGAGGCGACAGGTGCGCCCTCCTCGGTCGCGGGCTGCTGCCCCGAAGCACTGGACGCGGTCAGGGCGAGCCAGGCGCAGAGGGGCACGGTGATGGCGTGACGGGGTCTATGCATGAACGGGCGGGGAAGGCTCGGGCGTCGGGGGGCGGGCCGGCGCGCCATCTAAACGGAGGTGGAGAGAAGGGGCCATGACGATTCGGCGTCTGGACGCTGGCCTGTGCGACGGATTATGGGTGGCGTTGGGTTCTCCTGGGTTCCGTAGCTCAATGTAGAAAGATTGCGGGCGCCACCAAGCGCCTGGGAATGCTCGGCCGATGCGTTTATTCCTGATGGGTTGTGTTCTTGCGGTGGTGGTCCCCTTTTCCGGTTGCCGGAAGCAGGAAGACCCACCCAATGCCGGGGCCATCCGCGTAAGCGTCTCGTATGCGACGTTTCGTCCGGGCTGTCTCACGCTGACCGTCACGGACGTGGACGAACCCAGCCGCACCGAGACCGCCAACGTCCGGATGGATCCTTCTGCCCGCAGCGACACGCGGACGGTGGCCATCCTGGGCCGGGAGGGCTGGAGCCGGAACCTGCGGCTCA
This genomic interval carries:
- a CDS encoding efflux RND transporter periplasmic adaptor subunit; its protein translation is MRRAGTLGLAVAALALGAGCKKDAQSTPGGAAPAGRGRAAIQFPVEVAPVESRDVEYVVDAVGSVEAFERVQITARVPGAVERVLFAEGQSVKKGAVLAEIEPARYAIAVRSAEAALARARATLVEAEAGAKRRTAVNQASPGLLPAEQLETFEARARTAEADVAAAKALLDQAQLNQRDAYVRAPMDGVLQTRTVQTGQYVQPGVVLATLLRREPLLLRFTVPAADVSRIQPGMTARFSVRAAEGGAFTAKITHVAAAADDASRMVPVTAEVTGEDAERLRPGAFATVAVPVDTRGGSPVIPQTAVRASERGFLAYVVEDNKARERVLELGLRTADGRVEVRDGVKPGELLVIRGGEALRDGASVRVAEGPKPTFTGEPRLEPEAASGGGGARP
- a CDS encoding TolC family protein; the encoded protein is MHRPRHAITVPLCAWLALTASSASGQQPATEEGAPVASESTKGAPASPSSQPPPAEALSTEGGPLTLEQAVQLAAKRNEVALAAEQQSEAARARLARARAFFFPELTGTGTYTRRLNEVTREVGGQTVVIQRNNAFNANFVASLPLFDARGIFLYRAARRDGDAAELEAVEARRQIGFEAANAFLATLAQEQVYRAAEQRLAFARQSLQDASARAKAGLASSNDVTRAELEAASAEVQMSNARNAAQTTRLELGFLLVSSVKGTLASPDALLSDASRPLQAHASLADGALDRRPDILAARLRVDALEESAKEPLARLLPTLGASATYRLTNEAGLAGRTGDGFLGVNLIWNFFDGGERYAERRERVALARAAELQVQATTRRVDVDIEQARVALENAQAALAQSDLAVRTARQNAEEQGILYRQGLSTALTVADASLRQFEAEVAYAQSRFALGVALLGLRAAVGLDPLGKEP